The following nucleotide sequence is from Cicer arietinum cultivar CDC Frontier isolate Library 1 chromosome 2, Cicar.CDCFrontier_v2.0, whole genome shotgun sequence.
CTCATATCTTTTTCGACGAAGATATTTGACGACGTTATATCTCTGTGAACTATGGGAGGCACAACTGAGAAATGAAGATACTCCATCGCTAACGCCGTTTGTATTGCAATTTCAAGCCTTGTTTGCCACGTCAGCCAGTAACCTTTCCGTTTACTCTTTGAACCGTGAAGGTGTTCCGCTAGGGTTCCGTTAGGAACGTAATCGTAAACGAGAATTAAACCTCTCGGATCGCTACAGTAACCGTGAAGTTTAACGAGATTTGGATGATTAATCGAAGAGAGAATGAGAATCTCGTTGCAGAACGATTTTGTTGAGAAAGCTGCGGTGTGATTTTGACGGTGGAGGTGTTTCACGGCGGCGATTTTTCCGTCACGGAGGTTTCCGAGGTAAACGGTTCCGAATCCGCCGTCGCCAATTTTCCGCTTCGGATCAAAGTTGTTGGTGGAGGTGTTCAATTCGTCGTAGGTGAAAACTGGAGGGAGAAGACTCGCGGAGCGGTGGTTGTGGAGGAAGACGGTGGTTGGATCTTCCTCCGCCGGTGACGGAGAGTTTAAGCTTCTCGATCGGAGAATGGAAACTGTTACTGAAATAAAAAGAAGTAACGAAGTGGACGCGATAACGATTGCGAAAACCGTGATTTTGTTAGGTTTCACTTTGCGAATCCACTGTGGTGAAAAAGTTGATTCGGCATGGAAACAGATGAAGTGTTTGTTCGGGTCTGATGAATTGAAACCGCAGAAGCCATTGTTGTTGATACAATCACTGCAATTTGTGAAATAAGAGTCTTGTGTTAATGCTTGTTCCCATTGAACTTCGATTCCTAATGTGAGTATTTCGTTGAGGTAACCAAGAACATCGCTTTGACAACTAGGTTCAGATTCAGAAACAGAGTGGTGAAAAGATCTACAATCGGTTATAATTTCGGAAGGGTTTTTGATGAGTTTGCATTGATAATGGCAGCTACTACAATTAGGAAGTGTTGGAGGGGAACAAGATTGGAGAAAAGAGAGACGCGAGCATGATTCATCTGAGAGGGTAAAAGGGGAATTTGAGAGGTTGATTGGGGTGCTAGGGATTGAAGAAGTTGAATATGGGCAAGTGTTGTTGAGGGGGTGTGAATGTGAAGAAATGGGGGTGTAAGGGGAGATGAGGAATGAGGAAGAGTTTGGTTTGAAAGTGAGAATGGAGAAAGAGAGGTTGTTGATTGTGATGAGAGAGTGAGGAGTTGAGCAGTTAAGTTGGAATGAAGGGTGGCCACAGCCTGGTGAAGTGGAGAATGGGAATGGTGGGGTGGAGTTGGGGAAGGGAGGGCAAGggtgttttgttttgttgttgggAGAGCAtgagtgtgtgtgtgtgtgtgtgtgtgtgggtGTGGGAGAGAGGAGAAGGAGTAGGAGGAAGGAGAGGAAGGAGAGAAAGGGAATGGTTAATGGTTTGGGTTGTTGTGGAGACATGGTGATGAATGAGGAGAGAAAGAGGGTTGGGGAGTCATTAATTGGTTAGATTAAGATGGGATCTAGTTTTGatgttgaaattgaaattgaaatggaAGGAAGGTGGTGAGTAGGATAGTGGGAGGAATAGGGATAGCTACTTGGTAGTAGTAGAGAGTGGAGATGAGAGAGAGAGTAAAAAGGTTCTTGGAGATGGGAGAAAAGAGTGAAAAGAGAAAGACAGCTAAAAAAAGGGTCACGTGCAGGACAGAAAAAACAAGTAGGTTACCCAAATAGAGAGACAACTCTAAAACCATAAAGAATTCCtcggcaaaaaaaaaaatttgagtttgatgacCGCATACTCTgtataaatagttttattatgatatccaattaaattcaattacgTGGAAATTTTTGGTATatatttcactttttatttgttttaaatgttttattctataattattatattaaaatgcaAAACCATgtgaaaaagaaataaacatattatataaaaaaaatgtattataatatttaacaactttctcttattttatatctattacaaataaattagcaATTCTTATTTTGTAACGCTATT
It contains:
- the LOC101489033 gene encoding LEAF RUST 10 DISEASE-RESISTANCEUS RECEPTOR-LIKE PROTEIN KINASE-like 1.5, which codes for MSPQQPKPLTIPFLSFLSFLLLLLLSPTPTHTHTHTHSCSPNNKTKHPCPPFPNSTPPFPFSTSPGCGHPSFQLNCSTPHSLITINNLSFSILTFKPNSSSFLISPYTPISSHSHPLNNTCPYSTSSIPSTPINLSNSPFTLSDESCSRLSFLQSCSPPTLPNCSSCHYQCKLIKNPSEIITDCRSFHHSVSESEPSCQSDVLGYLNEILTLGIEVQWEQALTQDSYFTNCSDCINNNGFCGFNSSDPNKHFICFHAESTFSPQWIRKVKPNKITVFAIVIASTSLLLFISVTVSILRSRSLNSPSPAEEDPTTVFLHNHRSASLLPPVFTYDELNTSTNNFDPKRKIGDGGFGTVYLGNLRDGKIAAVKHLHRQNHTAAFSTKSFCNEILILSSINHPNLVKLHGYCSDPRGLILVYDYVPNGTLAEHLHGSKSKRKGYWLTWQTRLEIAIQTALAMEYLHFSVVPPIVHRDITSSNIFVEKDMRIKVGDFGLSRLLVFQETTSSNGYVCTGPQGTPGYLDPDYHRSFRLTEKSDVYSFGVVLLELISGLKAVDYCRDKREMALADMVVSRIHTGQLNQVLDPVLDLGNDGEALDAVAAVAELAFRCVAADKDDRPDSREVVGELKRVRLRSSVNGDVAKE